In Polyangiaceae bacterium, the genomic window TCGCACCGCGAGTGGCGCATCACGGTCGTGGAACGGATCGAAGGTGGGCGTTGGACCGAGCGCGAGCTACGGGACGGCGAAATGGTGACGCTCGACGCGTTCGACGCTGCCTTTCCCGTGAGCGCCGTCTACGACGGCGTCGCGCTCGACCCGGCTTGACACGCTCGAGTTGACAACGGTCAAGCACTGCTTCGCACCAGCTTGACAACCGGGGGGGGGGGGAGACTCGCTCGCATGGGAGTGGGACGATTCTTCATACCAGTTGCGTTAGGCGCGAGCGCTGTCTGCTCGAGCGATCTCGCTGTGGCCAACTCCGGCGTCGCTGCAATTAGCGCGAACGACTACTCGTACGTAGTCGGGGATCACAGCTTCGACACTACATGTAACGCGGAGGCGACGGGCTTCTACAACACGCTGACCAACGGACCGTACTTCTCGCCAGCCGTCCGCTTGTACGACATCACGGCAACTGATCGGTCGATGTGTGATCCGAACGCACCTGGAGGAAGCGCAAACGACTACGACACCTCGGCGTTCGACCAGTCGAACCTTGCCGCTTCTTTCGTGTGTCTTCCCACTGTGGTCGAAGAAGCGCTGGGGATCGGCGCCGACATCGCATCAGGCGCTTTCTCGCAGAAGACAGGGGTCCAGGATGCGGGAACGGTCATAGTGCACCACACTATCGGCATGGGCGCGAAGCTGACCTTCATTGCATGTTTCCAGGTTCACCCGAGTTCGCTAGGCGCCAATCGGTGTTACGGGGCGTCCGGAAGTGTCGTGGATTTGGACGCGGCGCTGGGAGGGCCCTGATGCGCTGCCGTGAAGTCCTTTGTCTTGGCATGGCGTACGCACTCGCGGCCTGCGGCTCTGAGTCGGACCCGACCGAGAAGACCGACTCGGCGGTGAATGCGGTGCCGGTCGAATGCCCCGCGGCACCTCAGAGCGCGCCTCCCAGCGGAGCGTGCATCGGGTCGGGGTCGTGCCTGGTCAGCGTGTACCTGAACTGTCCGGATGGCGGCGCGGGCATGCAGAAGCTCTTCGACTGCGAGTGTACCGGCACGTGGTCATGCCAGCAGACCGGCCAGACGCTCGGATTCTGTGGGGCTCCGCCGCAGGACGCCGGAACGCCGGACTAGTCAGCTCGCTCCTCCCAGAACTTCGCCATCGCCGGCCACAGGCTCTGCGCGGCCTTCTTCGACACCACCGCGCCCACGTGGCCGCCGGGCAGGTGGATGCGGTGCTTGTCGGTCGCGGAGATGCGCTCGAGCAGCACCGCGGCGCTCTGGGGCAGGACGATGTTGTCGTGCTCGAAGGTGACGGCCAGGGTCGGGCAGGTGATGGCCTCGAGCCGCGCGGGCTTGCCCGAGAGCGTGAAGGTCCCCGCGAGCAGCGCGTCCTTCCGGTACAGCTCCTCCACGTAGCGCTCGTAGCAGGCGCCCGGGAACGACACGTTGTCGTTGCCCCAGGTCTCCAGCGCCAGGAAGCCGTTCATGAACTCGTCGTCCCAGAGCTTGTCGGCGGCGTGTACGGCCTTGGAGAGATTGAGGGTGGGCCGGAGCATGTGGAAGGCGGACTGCATCAGCTGCCAGGGCACGTTGCCGGTGCCTGCCACCACGGCCTTCACGTCGAAGCTCGCCGAGCGCGTCCAGGTGCTGAGCAGCCCACCGTCGTGAAAGCCGATGGGCGCCGCCAGGGCCGTGAGCGAGGCGAAGCGTTCGGGGTAGACCGTGGCGTGGATGGCTGCGAGCGTGCCGCCCAGGCAGTACCCGAGCACGTGAGAGCGCGGCGCCCCGGCGATTTCCGCTGATTTCTTCAGCGCGCGACCCAGGTAGCGATCGCACACGTCGTCGAAGCTGACGTAGCGATCCTCGTCCCCCGGTGTGCCCCAGTCCAGGCAGAACACGTCGTGACCACGCGCCACGAAGTACTCGACGAAGCTCTTGCCGGGCAGCAGATCGAGCACGTAGTGCCGGTTGATCAGCGAAGGCACCAGCACGAGCGGCGTCGCGAACGCGCGGCCCTCCGCCCGCGGCCGGTAGCGCAAGAGGCGCCACTTGTTCTCCGTGAACACGACGTCCGCCGGGGTCTGCCCCACGGCGGGCGCCTTCCGCCCCAGGAGTGAGCCGAGCGCCTGGAACATCAGCCGTACAGTGCCTCGAAGTCGCGCTGAAAGGCCTGGTAGATCTGCTTGCGCCGGGGCTTCAGGGTCGAGGTCAAGAGGCCTCCGGCCACCGTCAGCGGCGTGTCCATCACGCGGAAGCGTTTGATCTGCTCGAAGCTCGCCAGGTGCTGGTTCACGCGCTCGACGCTCGCGGCGACGAGCTCCGCAATGGCCGCGCTGCGGCCCTCCGGCTTCACGCCCAGCGCCGCGAGCTTCGCGTCCGTGGCCTCCGGGTTCAGCCAGATCCCCGCGACCAGGAACTTCTTGCCGTCTCCGTAGACGATGGCGTTGGCGACCACCGGGTCGTCGGCGAAGCGAAGCTCGATGTTCGCCGGCGGGACGTTCTTGCCGCCCGCGGTGACCAGGATCTCCTTCTTGCGATCGACGATCTGCAGGAAGCCGTCGTCGGTGAAGCGGCCCACGTCCCCGGTCTTGAACCAGCCGTCGTCGGTGAAAGCCTCGCGGCTCGCAGCGGGGTCCTTGTGGTAGCCCGCGAAGATGTTGGGGCCGCGGGCCAGGATCTCGCCGTCCTCCGCCAAGCGCAGCTCGACCGACGGCAGCGGCTTGCCCACGGAATCGAAGCGGAAGGCGTCGGGTCGGTTCAAGGTGAGCGTGGGCGAGCACTCGGTGAGCCCGTAGCCCTCGATGATGAGCAGACCGCACTCGTAGAAGAGTTGCTTGATCTCGCGCTTCAGGCCCGCGCCGCCGGACAGGCAGAAGCGCAGCCGGCCGCCGGTCAGCGCCGCCAGCTTCTCGCGACGCGCATCGGGATCGCTCTCGGTCATCGCGCCGGTGGCGAGCTTCTCCCAGTAGGCGGGCACGCTCATGAACACGCTGGGCTTCACCTCGGGCAGGTGCCCGAGCACCTTCAGCGGATCGGACAGATAGGTGGTGAAACCCAGGGTATTGCCCAGGCACGCCTCGCCCAGGCCGAAGATGTGGCTCATCGGCAACCACAACAGGTCCACCGCGTTGTCCTCCAGCAGCGGCGCGTTGCACTCCAGCCAGTCCAGGCCGTTCAGCGCGACGTTCCGGTGGGTCAGCGGCACGCCCTTGGGGTTGCCGGTGGTGCCGCTGGTGTAGAGCATCAGCGCCGGCCGATCGAGCTCCACCGCCTGCATGCGCGTTTCGAACGCCTGCGGCGCCTCCAGATCGTGGGCCGCGCCCAGCGCGAGCGCGCGGCTCCAGGTCACGAGCTTGGATTCGAGCTCGGCCGCGGCGGGCGCGGGTTTGCCCTGCGCGCGGAGCTCCGCCAGCACCTTGCCGGCGTCGATGCCGTCGTCGAGCAAGACCACACGCTCCAGGTGAGCGAGCTCGCTCCAGCGCTCGAGCACCCGCGCGAGCAGCGCCGGCGTGTCCACGAAGAGCACCTTCGCGTCGCTGTGGTCCACGATGTACGCGGCCTGCTCCGCGGTGCAGGCCGGATAGACCGGGACCATGACGCCGCCCGCGGCCTGGATCGCCAGCGCCGCCTCGATCCACTCCACGCGATTCGGCGCGAAGATCGCCGCGCGATCGCCGGGCTCGAGCCCCGTGGCCGCCAGGTAGCAGGCGAGCTTCCGGATGGCGTCGGCGTACGCGCCCCAGGTCACCGCCGCCCAGTCGCCCTCGGGCGTCGGCAGCATGAAGCGCGGGCGCGAGCGCCGCTCTTCCAGGGCGTCGAACACGGCGCGGGGGGCGATCTTCAGCTCGCGATACGGCGTGATGTCGAACATGGTTGGCTCACTTCTCCGCGCCGGCCAGGCGCTCTTCCAGATCCAGCAGCTTGCTCTCCAGCTGGTTCAGCTTGTGCAGGGTGCGCTCCTGGTCCCGCTTCGTGGGCAGCCCGAGCCCGCCCCACCAGTTTGCGGCCAGCTCGTCGCTCTTGGCCTTGGCCTTCATCATGGCGCTCAGCCATGCCCCCGCCGGCTCGAGCATCAGCGGGCTCTTCAGCACCTGCTCCATGTACTGTGCGGTGGCGTTTTCCCAGGCGTTGAAGAACTTCTTGTATTGATCCCAGGCGTTCATTTTCGCTGTCTCCTGCGGCTAAAAGCCGATTCTTCTGAGCTCTTTGGCCACGCTGAAATCCGCCTCGGGCTCGTCGGCGAGGCTGGTGGCGCGCACCACCTCGGCGAAGCACTCGAAGAAGAACGAGACCTGCCGGCGCGAGGTGCTCGCGCCCACGGCCGGCGCGACCGTCACCTTGGTCCGCACGCGATGCGCTTGCGTGAAGGCCAGGGCCGAGAGCACCACCTCGCCCACGCCGTTCGCCGAGACCTCGTAGGTGTCTTTGCCGGCGTAGGGCAAGCCGCGCAGCGTGCCGTTCTTGATGCTGCCGGCGGACACGTAGCTGCTTCCCGGCTCGATGGGGAAGCGCAACAGCTCGACCGGCGCGTCGTAGATCAGGAGCGTCTTGCCCTCCGGGGGTGCTTCGTCCCGCGAGGCCACGCCCAGCAGCCAGAGCGCCTTGTCGTCGTGCCGCAGCACGTTCTCGACGCTGCCGGCGGCGTCGAACGGGGTGACGAAGGCGTCCGGCGCGAAGGAGCTCTGGTACCACTTGCCGGAGATGCCCGTGGGCGCCACCTTCGCCAGCTGGTCGTCCGCGAAATCGGTGGCAAAATCCCAGCGAAACCGGCCGCCACCCAGGTCCACGCCGACCAGGTCCACGCTGCGCTCCACGTCCGCCGGCGACACCAGGTACGACACCTGCGCGCCGATCGCCGGCTGCGCTTCGTTCGCGTCGATGCGCCCGTCCAGGTTCGGCACGCAGGACAGCGGCGTGGGCTCGGCACCCTGGTACTCCGAGTAGCTCGGCGGCTGGGTCTTGTTGTCGCTGCACGCCGTGGCGAGGAGCGCGAGCAGAGCGAGTGAGAGAAGACGCGCCATGGATACCTCAGAAGGTGAACGCGGCGCTCAGCCGCCAGAGCTGGGCGGGCTTGGCTTTCAGCCCCAGACCCGGGTTGTCGAGCCCCGCCAGCGGGATCAGCGTGGCCTGCTCCAGCGCGAGCACGAAGCCGTCGCGGCTCTCGTAGCTCAGGGTGGGATCCACCTCCACGCCCAGCGGCCGGCGTCCGCCGGGCGCCGACTCCGGGTTGACCGCCCACGACCAGACCGCCGCGGCGGAGGCGCGCAGGCGCCCGCTCGCGAAGCGGAACAGGTCGCCCGCGACGTGCGGCCGGAGGTACACCGCGTCGGTCACGGTGCCGATGATCTCGCGAAAAAGGATGCGATCCACGCGGAAGTCCGGGTGGAATCGGAAATTGTTCACGCTCGAATCGGAGGGCGGGCGGGCCTGCGGTCCGTCCAGATCGCCGGGCACCGGCGCCGGGCGGTTCACCCCGGGAAAGGCCCCGAAGCCCGGCGCGGAATCACCGCTGGCGTAGCCGGCGTCGAAGCCCAGCCGGTAGCTGTCGTCCGCGTCTCCGGCCTCACTCTCGAACGCGGCACCGAGCTGCTTGCTGGTGGCCGGATCGCGCAGCAGCACGCCGGGCACCAGCGACGGCTGCTCGACGCGCGCCGTCAGGTACGCGACCTCCGCCTCGACGCGATAGCCGCGACCGCTCAGACGCGTCCACAGATCCGCCGCGGTCGCGGTGTAGCCCCGCGACATCACCTGACGGTTGTCGACGGTCACGGGCTGCGCGACCGGCAGGTAGGTCGCCGGCACGTCGTCCTTCTGCCAGCGGTGCGAGGCGTAGGCGCCGTACTCCAGCGTGTGCTTGCCCGCCTTCGCGCGCCGCGCCCGCGCCGCGTCGGTGCGCGAGGAGAGCGCCGCGAAGGTCAGCGTGTGCACCGCGGCGCTCGGCGCGAAGTCGATGGAGCGGCGTCCGCCGCGGTCCGGCACGAACGGTCCGGTCGCCGAGAAATCGTAGGCAACGGCCCAATAATGGCCGAGAATTGGGGTCACGAAGGCGATGCGATCGGCGGCGTCGCCGCTGTCGCAGTCCAGGCAATCGCCGGAGTTGGTGAGGATGCCGAGGCCCCAGTGGCTGCCCATGCGACCGATGGCCAGCGCCCCGACGGGCGTGAGCGCCTCGCCCCAGACGCGCTTCACCGTGATGGTCTCACCTTCCGTGCGCTGGCTGCCGCTGGCGGCGGGAATGCCCTCCGGCGCGCTCCCGAGCGCGACGTTGTCCAGGGCGTCGAGCCGCGCCTTCACCGCCATCATGCCGCCGGGCGCGTAGATGGCCAGATCCGTGCGCAGGCGCATGTCGGCGCGAGTCAACGTCTGCCCGCTGCGGCTGCCGAGCGGCACCGGGTACAGGAGCTGGCCCGAGGGCGTCGGGCCGCGATCGAGGTCCAGGTTGTAAAGCGCATCGCCGCGCACGCGGAAGTAGCCGTCCAGGCGCACGTCCTCGGCGGGCTTCGCGCCGAGGTCCCGCGCGTGGTCGGCGAAGCCGGTCGCTCCGGCGGGAGCGCTGGCGAGCACGAGCGCGAGCGCGAGGCGCTTCACGTTGCCTCCGGCTCGGGGGCGGGTGCGGGCTGTGGCGCGGGGGCGGGGGCGGGGGCGGGGGCGGGGGCGGGGGCGGGCTTGGGCGCGGGCGGATCCCGCAGGAATTCAGCCAGATCCCGCGAGGACTCCCGGGCGGCTTCGAGCATGGGGAAGTGCCCGCAGCGGCCGTAGACGCGGAGCTTCGCGTCGGGCAGCTCGCGCAGGAGGCGCTCGCCGATCTCGATTGGCGTCACGCGGTCCTCGCGTCCCCAGAGCAGGAGCACCGGCTGCTTGATTTCGCGATAGCGCGCCTCGACCTCCGCGAAGCGCTGGCCCCGCGTCGCCGCCAGCGCCGCCGCCGTGGTTCCAGGCCGCTCGAGCGCGCGCTCCACGTCCTCGACCAGGCGCTCGCTCACGTTGCGCTCGTCGAAGAACGCCTGCGAGATCTTCTCGTCGGAGCGCTCGGCGTAGAAGGCGCCAAACAGCGCCTCGCCGACGCCGCCGGCGCGCGCCCAGTGGAAGGTCGTGGGCAGCTGCTCCTCGTAGACCCAGGCGTCGTAGAGCGCGAGGCGCTCGACCCGCTCGGGGCGGAGCAGCGCCATCTGGAGCGCGACCGAGGCGCCCCAGGAGTGCGCCACGAGCGCCGCCCGCTTCACGCCCCGGGCGTCGAGCAGCGCGAACACCAGCTCGGCCTGGGCCCGCGGCGAATAGTCGCCCGGCGGCCGATCCGTCCAGCCGAAGCCCTTCAGATCCAGGGAAATCACCCGGTGATCGGCCAAGAGCGCGGGCCGCACCGTCTCCCAGGTCTCGAGCGACGAGGCGAAGCCGTGCAGCAGCACCACCGCCGAGCCCTGGCCTTCGTCCTGGTAGCGCACGCGGGCGCCGGCCACGTTCGCGTAGCTCGCCTTGGGCTCGCCGGGCATGGGCCCGGAGTGGAACGCGGGCGCGCACGCGAGCGGCAAGAGTGCCACGGCGAGCGCCCACGGCTTCACGGCGCGAGCCTCCGGAGCTCGGCCGCCTCGCTCACCTCGGTGGTGCTGACGTTGTCCTTGGCGACCAGGCTGGCGACGGTGCCGAAGCACTCCGAGCCGAACAGGAACGAGCGCACCACGGTGGTCACCAGGCCGACCTTGCGCGTCAGCACCACGCGCGTGCGCAGCACCGGGAACTCGCCGAACGGCGCCTTCAGGGTGCCGTGGGCGTCCACGCTGCTCGCGTACTCCTCGGTGTAATTGGCCAGGACACCCTGGGCGAAGCCGCTCACGGTGCTGGCGGTGGACCAGGTCTTGCCCTCTTTCAGCGGGAAATCCAGCACCACGACCGGCGGCGCGTAGCTGAGCTCGGTCTTGGTCAGGCCGTCGCTGGGCGACACCACGCCGCGCAGCAAGAGCGAGGTCGCCGCGATCTCGAACACGCCGAGCAGATCGCTCGACTCCGCGAGCCGGGCCGCGTAGCTCGCGCCAGGGAACTTCGCCGCGAACCACTTGCCGTCGAGCTTCTGCGTCTCGACCAGCACCAGGTGGTCGCCGGAGAGTGCGCCGCTGAAGTCCCAGCTGCGGCTGCCGTCGCCCTGCGCCACGCCGGCGCTCGCCACCGGCGCCGGGCCGGAGACCAGGAACTTCGCGTTCAAGCCGGCCGCCAGCGGGGTCTCGCTCTTGTCGAGCACGCCGTCGTGGTTGGGCGCGCAGAAGCCGCCGCCGGAGCCGCCGCTCGGGCTGCCCGCGCTGCCGCCGCTGCCGGCAACGCCGCCCGTCCCGGCCGCGCCGCCACTGGGCGCGCCCGCCGCTCCCGCAGCGCCGCCGGCCGCCGGCACGCAGCGGCCGGCGTTGCAGGCGCCGGAGACGCAATCCGAGCCTCGCTCGCACTCGTCCGCGTTCTCGGACGCGGCGTTGCAGCCGAAGATCCCCAGCAGGAGCAGCAGCGGCAGCTTCTTGTTGCACTGCACCATGATCGACCTGCGCATGGATAGCTCCGGCTCCATGGCTGGTCAAGCCCCATGTTGCAGTGCCGCAATTTTGCGCTTCCCATGGCGCCCTGGGAGGGCTAGCCTTTCGCACTGCGACATGCCCCTCGTGGTCAAGAAGTACAGCAACCGCCGCCTCTACGACACCGAGGAGAGCCGCTACATCACGCTCGAAGAGCTGACCGAACGCATCCGCAAGGGCGCCGACGTGCGGGTGGTGGACGCCAAGAGCGGCGAGGACCTGACGCAGGCCACGCTGACGCAGATCATCCTGGAGGGACCGGCCGCGAAGCTTTTGCCGGTACCGCTCCTGACCCAGCTCATCCGCATGCAGGACGACGCGCTGGGCGAGTTCTTCGGGCGTTATGTCAGCGCCACGCTGGAGATGTACCTGACCGCCAAACAGGGCGCGCAGGCCGTCTCGCCGTACTTCCCGTTCGCCAACATGCCGTTCTCGGCGAGCAACGCCTTCGCGCGTCTGTTCTCGCAGCAGGGCAGCTGGGACGCCGCGCCTCCGCCGCCGCCCCCGCCGCGCCGCGAGCCGGAACCCCGCGCCGACGCCGACATCGCGAGCCTGCGCCGCGAGCTCGACGAGCTCAAGCGCTCGCTCGAGAAGAAGCCCCGCCGCCGCCGCTGATTTTGTTGCTTCGCAACATTCTCGGCTTGACAGGGGCGCAGACGCTGCCTATTGGTCTTGTTGCGCCGCAACAAATCTCGGCGCGGAAGGACACCGATACAGCCATGTTCATGCCCGGATTCAACTCCCCCAACCAGTTCTTCGACCTCTGGACCCGCACCGCCAAGGAGCAGCTCGAGCGCATGGAGCAGCTCGGGGAGCAGCTCGCCAAGGCCCAGGGCCAGGGCGTGGAGCGCGCGCAGCAGGCCATCGACGAGAGCGCCAAGCTGATGAAGGAGTCGCTCACCTACGGCCTCGCGCTCTCCAACGAGTGGCGCAAGCTGAACCTGGAGATGGTCAAGAAGACCGGCGAGAGCCTGCGCACGGGGAGCTGACGAACCGATGCAGCTCGCACCCACCCCGAGGGATTCGCTGTTCAGCGAAGGCACGGCAACGCTCTACCGATTTCGCGCGAGCGAGGTTTCATCCGGCCGCGCACCGGTGCTGCTGGTGCCTTCGCTGATCAACCGCTGGTACGTGCTCGATCTGCGCCCGGGCGCCTCGCTCGCGCGGGCGCTCGTGGACGCGGGCTTCGACGTGTATTGCCTCGACTGGGGCGTGCCGGAGGCCGAGGACCGCTACCTGGACTGGGACGCGGTCGTCGGCCGGGTCGGCCGCATGGTGCGGCGGGTGCAGCGCGAGAGCGGCGCGCCCCGGGTGGGGCTGCTCGGCTACTGCATCGGCGGCACCCTGGCCGCCATCCACACCGCCCTGGAGCCCGACTCCGTCGCGGGGCTGGTGAACCTGGCGGGCCCCATCGACTTCGCCGAGGGCGGTTTCCTCGCCCACATGGTGAACCCGCGCTGGTTCGACCCTCAGGCGATCGCCGACGCCGGCAACGTCAGCGCCCAGCAGATGCAAAGCGGCTTCGTCGCCCTTCGGCCCACGGCGCAGCTCGGCAAGTGGCTGAGCTTCTTCGATCGCCTCGGCGATCCGGAGCGGCTGGAGGCCTACCAGGCGCTCGAGGAGTGGGCGAGCGCCAACATCCCGTTCCCGGGCGCCGCCTACGCCAAATACATCCGGGACCTGTACCAGGAGAACGCGCTCGCGCGAGGTGAGCACCACGTCGCCGGACGGCGCGTGCGCCTCGGCGACATCCGCTGCCCGGTGCTCACGGTCGTGACCGATCGCGACGTGATCTGCCCGCCGCCCGCCGCCCAGGCCCTGAACGACCTGTCGAGCTCCAGCGACAAGAGCCTGCTGGTCATCCCGGGCGGCCACGTGGGCGCGGTGGTCGGGGGCAGCGCGCCGAAACAGCTTTACCCGAAGCTCGCGGAGTGGTTTGGCAAGACCCTCGCCAACTGAGAGAGAGCCCCCATGAAACTCGACAGCTTGAAGATCATCGTCACCGGAGCCGGGCGCGGCATGGGCGCTCACTTTGCCAAGCAGCTCGCCGCCGCGGGCGCCAAGGTCGCCGCGGGCGACGTGGACGAGGCGGGGCTCGCGGAGCTCCCCGCCGGCATCGCGCGCCGCCGGCTCGACGTCTCGAACGAAGCGGACTGCGTGGCGTTCACCCAGTGGGCGGCCTCCGAGCTCGGCGGGCTGAACGCCTTGGTCAACAACGCCGGCATCATTCGCGACGGCCTGCTGGTCAAGCGCGATCGCGAGACCGGCAAGGTCACGACGCTCTCGACGGACGACTGGCAGCGCGTGCTGGCCGTGAACCTGACCGGCGCGACCTTCATGGTGCGCGAGCTGGCGAAGACCATGGTCGAGGCCGGAACCCGGCCGGGCGTGGTGGTCAACATCTCCAGCGTCTCCCGCCACGGTAACCGCGGGCAATCGAACTACGTCGCCGCCAAGGCGGCCCTGGCGGCCAACACCGTGACCTGGGCCCGCGAGTTCGCGAGCTACGGCATCCGCGTCGGCTGCATCGCCCCGGGCATGGTGGAGACGCCGATGACCCAGGGCATGAACCAGAAGGCCCGCGACGCGCTGGTGGCCGCCATCCCGGTGGGCCGCATCGGCGTGCCGGAGGACCTCTGGCTGGCGGT contains:
- a CDS encoding alpha/beta fold hydrolase, whose protein sequence is MFQALGSLLGRKAPAVGQTPADVVFTENKWRLLRYRPRAEGRAFATPLVLVPSLINRHYVLDLLPGKSFVEYFVARGHDVFCLDWGTPGDEDRYVSFDDVCDRYLGRALKKSAEIAGAPRSHVLGYCLGGTLAAIHATVYPERFASLTALAAPIGFHDGGLLSTWTRSASFDVKAVVAGTGNVPWQLMQSAFHMLRPTLNLSKAVHAADKLWDDEFMNGFLALETWGNDNVSFPGACYERYVEELYRKDALLAGTFTLSGKPARLEAITCPTLAVTFEHDNIVLPQSAAVLLERISATDKHRIHLPGGHVGAVVSKKAAQSLWPAMAKFWEERAD
- a CDS encoding AMP-binding protein, with the translated sequence MFDITPYRELKIAPRAVFDALEERRSRPRFMLPTPEGDWAAVTWGAYADAIRKLACYLAATGLEPGDRAAIFAPNRVEWIEAALAIQAAGGVMVPVYPACTAEQAAYIVDHSDAKVLFVDTPALLARVLERWSELAHLERVVLLDDGIDAGKVLAELRAQGKPAPAAAELESKLVTWSRALALGAAHDLEAPQAFETRMQAVELDRPALMLYTSGTTGNPKGVPLTHRNVALNGLDWLECNAPLLEDNAVDLLWLPMSHIFGLGEACLGNTLGFTTYLSDPLKVLGHLPEVKPSVFMSVPAYWEKLATGAMTESDPDARREKLAALTGGRLRFCLSGGAGLKREIKQLFYECGLLIIEGYGLTECSPTLTLNRPDAFRFDSVGKPLPSVELRLAEDGEILARGPNIFAGYHKDPAASREAFTDDGWFKTGDVGRFTDDGFLQIVDRKKEILVTAGGKNVPPANIELRFADDPVVANAIVYGDGKKFLVAGIWLNPEATDAKLAALGVKPEGRSAAIAELVAASVERVNQHLASFEQIKRFRVMDTPLTVAGGLLTSTLKPRRKQIYQAFQRDFEALYG
- a CDS encoding TIGR04551 family protein → MKRLALALVLASAPAGATGFADHARDLGAKPAEDVRLDGYFRVRGDALYNLDLDRGPTPSGQLLYPVPLGSRSGQTLTRADMRLRTDLAIYAPGGMMAVKARLDALDNVALGSAPEGIPAASGSQRTEGETITVKRVWGEALTPVGALAIGRMGSHWGLGILTNSGDCLDCDSGDAADRIAFVTPILGHYWAVAYDFSATGPFVPDRGGRRSIDFAPSAAVHTLTFAALSSRTDAARARRAKAGKHTLEYGAYASHRWQKDDVPATYLPVAQPVTVDNRQVMSRGYTATAADLWTRLSGRGYRVEAEVAYLTARVEQPSLVPGVLLRDPATSKQLGAAFESEAGDADDSYRLGFDAGYASGDSAPGFGAFPGVNRPAPVPGDLDGPQARPPSDSSVNNFRFHPDFRVDRILFREIIGTVTDAVYLRPHVAGDLFRFASGRLRASAAAVWSWAVNPESAPGGRRPLGVEVDPTLSYESRDGFVLALEQATLIPLAGLDNPGLGLKAKPAQLWRLSAAFTF
- a CDS encoding alpha/beta fold hydrolase, with amino-acid sequence MKPWALAVALLPLACAPAFHSGPMPGEPKASYANVAGARVRYQDEGQGSAVVLLHGFASSLETWETVRPALLADHRVISLDLKGFGWTDRPPGDYSPRAQAELVFALLDARGVKRAALVAHSWGASVALQMALLRPERVERLALYDAWVYEEQLPTTFHWARAGGVGEALFGAFYAERSDEKISQAFFDERNVSERLVEDVERALERPGTTAAALAATRGQRFAEVEARYREIKQPVLLLWGREDRVTPIEIGERLLRELPDAKLRVYGRCGHFPMLEAARESSRDLAEFLRDPPAPKPAPAPAPAPAPAPAPQPAPAPEPEAT
- a CDS encoding alpha/beta fold hydrolase, with the protein product MQLAPTPRDSLFSEGTATLYRFRASEVSSGRAPVLLVPSLINRWYVLDLRPGASLARALVDAGFDVYCLDWGVPEAEDRYLDWDAVVGRVGRMVRRVQRESGAPRVGLLGYCIGGTLAAIHTALEPDSVAGLVNLAGPIDFAEGGFLAHMVNPRWFDPQAIADAGNVSAQQMQSGFVALRPTAQLGKWLSFFDRLGDPERLEAYQALEEWASANIPFPGAAYAKYIRDLYQENALARGEHHVAGRRVRLGDIRCPVLTVVTDRDVICPPPAAQALNDLSSSSDKSLLVIPGGHVGAVVGGSAPKQLYPKLAEWFGKTLAN
- a CDS encoding SDR family oxidoreductase — protein: MKLDSLKIIVTGAGRGMGAHFAKQLAAAGAKVAAGDVDEAGLAELPAGIARRRLDVSNEADCVAFTQWAASELGGLNALVNNAGIIRDGLLVKRDRETGKVTTLSTDDWQRVLAVNLTGATFMVRELAKTMVEAGTRPGVVVNISSVSRHGNRGQSNYVAAKAALAANTVTWAREFASYGIRVGCIAPGMVETPMTQGMNQKARDALVAAIPVGRIGVPEDLWLAVRFVLECDYFNGRCVDVDGGLVM